The Corvus hawaiiensis isolate bCorHaw1 chromosome 7, bCorHaw1.pri.cur, whole genome shotgun sequence genome contains a region encoding:
- the MTX2 gene encoding metaxin-2 isoform X2 yields the protein MQSLARRGRGAQFLCVPSVRPPSLRDMSLVAEAFVTQLAAAEPWPENAALYQQLKEEQILLSDNASSLAVQAFLQMCNLPIRVICRANAEYMSPSGKVPFIHVGNQVVSELGPIVQFVKAKGHSLSDGLDEVQKAEMKAYMELVNNMLLTAELYLQWCDDVTVEEITHPRYGSPYPWPLNRILSYQKQWEVRRKMKAIGWAGKTLEQVLEDVDQCCHALSQRLGTQPYFFNKQPTELDALVFGHLFTILTTQLITDELSEKVKNYSNLTAFCRRIEQQYFEGHEKDSSTAAARSSKRSLLR from the exons atGCAGTCGCTGGCCCGCCGGGGGCGCGGCGCCCAGTTCCTGTGCGTGCCCTCGGTCCGCCCGCCCTCCCTCCGCGACATGTCGCTGGTGGCCGAGGCCTTCGTGACTCAGCTGGCCG CCGCAGAGCCTTGGCCTGAAAATGCTGCATTGTATCAGCAACTGAAGG aGGAACAGATTTTGCTTTCTGATAATGCATCTTCCCTTGCTGTTCAg GCCTTTTTGCAAATGTGCAATCTGCCAATCCGGGTGATTTGCAGGGCAAATGCCGAGTACATGTCCCCATCTG GCAAAGTACCCTTTATTCATGTGGGAAATCAAGTAGTATCTGAACTTGGGCCCATAGTCCAGTTTGTAAAAGCCAAG GGCCATTCTCTTAGTGATGGACTGGATGAAGTCCAAAAAGCTGAGATGAAAGCCTACATGGAATTGGTCAATAATATGCTCTTGACAGCAGAG CTCTATCTTCAGTGGTGTGATGATGTTACAGTAGAGGAG attACTCACCCAAGGTACGGCTCTCCTTATCCGTGGCCTCTTAACCGCATTTTGTCCTATCAGAAGCAGTGGGAGGTTAGGCGAAAGATGAAAGCCATTGGATGGGCTGGAAAGACACTTGAACAG GTGCTTGAAGATGTAGATCAGTGCTGTCATGCTCTCTCCCAGAGATTAGGAACACAACCATATTTCTTCAATAAGCA ACCAACTGAATTAGATGCTCTGGTGTTTGGACATCTGTTCACAATCCTTACTACTCAGCTAATCACTGATGAACTCTCTGAAAAAGTGAAGAACTACAGTAATCTCACAGCATTTTGTCGGCGAATAGAGCAGCAGTACTTTGAGGGTCATGAGAAAGACAGCTCTACAGCTGCAGCCCGATCTTCCAAGAGGTCCTTGCTGAGATAA
- the MTX2 gene encoding metaxin-2 isoform X1, producing MQSLARRGRGAQFLCVPSVRPPSLRDMSLVAEAFVTQLAGINLVCSCRFGPAAEPWPENAALYQQLKEEQILLSDNASSLAVQAFLQMCNLPIRVICRANAEYMSPSGKVPFIHVGNQVVSELGPIVQFVKAKGHSLSDGLDEVQKAEMKAYMELVNNMLLTAELYLQWCDDVTVEEITHPRYGSPYPWPLNRILSYQKQWEVRRKMKAIGWAGKTLEQVLEDVDQCCHALSQRLGTQPYFFNKQPTELDALVFGHLFTILTTQLITDELSEKVKNYSNLTAFCRRIEQQYFEGHEKDSSTAAARSSKRSLLR from the exons atGCAGTCGCTGGCCCGCCGGGGGCGCGGCGCCCAGTTCCTGTGCGTGCCCTCGGTCCGCCCGCCCTCCCTCCGCGACATGTCGCTGGTGGCCGAGGCCTTCGTGACTCAGCTGGCCG GAATTAACCTGGTCTGTTCCTGTAGGTTTGGACCAG CCGCAGAGCCTTGGCCTGAAAATGCTGCATTGTATCAGCAACTGAAGG aGGAACAGATTTTGCTTTCTGATAATGCATCTTCCCTTGCTGTTCAg GCCTTTTTGCAAATGTGCAATCTGCCAATCCGGGTGATTTGCAGGGCAAATGCCGAGTACATGTCCCCATCTG GCAAAGTACCCTTTATTCATGTGGGAAATCAAGTAGTATCTGAACTTGGGCCCATAGTCCAGTTTGTAAAAGCCAAG GGCCATTCTCTTAGTGATGGACTGGATGAAGTCCAAAAAGCTGAGATGAAAGCCTACATGGAATTGGTCAATAATATGCTCTTGACAGCAGAG CTCTATCTTCAGTGGTGTGATGATGTTACAGTAGAGGAG attACTCACCCAAGGTACGGCTCTCCTTATCCGTGGCCTCTTAACCGCATTTTGTCCTATCAGAAGCAGTGGGAGGTTAGGCGAAAGATGAAAGCCATTGGATGGGCTGGAAAGACACTTGAACAG GTGCTTGAAGATGTAGATCAGTGCTGTCATGCTCTCTCCCAGAGATTAGGAACACAACCATATTTCTTCAATAAGCA ACCAACTGAATTAGATGCTCTGGTGTTTGGACATCTGTTCACAATCCTTACTACTCAGCTAATCACTGATGAACTCTCTGAAAAAGTGAAGAACTACAGTAATCTCACAGCATTTTGTCGGCGAATAGAGCAGCAGTACTTTGAGGGTCATGAGAAAGACAGCTCTACAGCTGCAGCCCGATCTTCCAAGAGGTCCTTGCTGAGATAA